The following proteins are co-located in the Microcystis wesenbergii NRERC-220 genome:
- a CDS encoding heavy metal translocating P-type ATPase encodes MTHQTLKLAGMSCAGCADSIERIIKSIPGVIRCQVNFGMEQVEVDYDPKRTDLNTIQAKVRDAGFQATPITEINLESRPEKELLPKLSIAIVISIILFIGSLPMMTGLSLSFIPHWLHAPLLQLILATPVQFWCGQSFYKNAWKALKNRTATMDTLVVLGTSAAYFYSLFLTFESDFIEKQGFNSHVYYEASAIVITLILLGRFLEKRARKETAAAIKQLMGLQAKTARVIREEQTLDLPIEEVKVGDIILVRPGEKIPVDGIIIQGSSSIDESMVTGESLPVRKTVNQQVIGATINKTGSLQMQALRVGKDTVLAQIVRLVQTAQASKAPIQRLVDRVTAYFVPVVMIIAVITFLFWILRTGNLTLALITMVEVLIIACPCALGLATPTSIMVGTGQGAKQGILIKNAESLELAQGITTIVLDKTGTLTQGKPTVTDFLTREGVRDGRELSLLQLVVSVENHSEHPLGEAIVKYGQLNQIKPLEVTEFDSITGAGVQGKVGSDFVQIGTQQWLERQGVETKVLKKVAHDWEWQKKTVAWIAVNGGLEGMIAISDVLKPFSSSVVAKLKKMGLEVMMMTGDNLETAEAIARELGIWRFFAALRPQEKAEKIEYLQKKGKIVAMVGDGINDAIALAQADLGIAIGTGTDVAIAASDITLISGDLEGIVTAIELSRATMRNIKENLFFAFIYNLIAIPIAAGVLYPFLLNPIIAGAAMALSSLSVVTNALRLRRVHPRVGSRV; translated from the coding sequence ATGACCCATCAAACTCTCAAACTCGCCGGGATGAGTTGCGCTGGTTGTGCTGATTCGATCGAGCGGATAATTAAATCTATCCCCGGAGTGATTCGATGTCAAGTTAATTTTGGCATGGAACAGGTGGAGGTGGACTATGACCCTAAGCGTACCGATCTTAACACTATTCAAGCAAAAGTTAGGGATGCCGGTTTCCAAGCCACACCGATAACAGAAATTAATCTCGAATCCAGGCCAGAAAAAGAACTTCTCCCTAAACTATCGATCGCTATTGTTATTAGTATTATACTTTTTATCGGTTCTTTGCCGATGATGACGGGTTTATCTCTATCTTTTATTCCCCACTGGTTACACGCTCCCTTATTACAATTAATTCTCGCTACTCCTGTCCAATTTTGGTGTGGTCAAAGTTTTTATAAAAATGCTTGGAAAGCTTTAAAAAATCGCACTGCCACCATGGACACTTTAGTAGTTTTGGGAACCAGTGCCGCCTATTTTTATTCCCTATTTTTAACCTTCGAGAGTGATTTTATCGAAAAACAGGGGTTTAATTCCCATGTCTATTACGAAGCATCAGCTATCGTCATTACTCTGATTTTACTCGGTCGTTTCCTCGAAAAACGTGCCAGAAAAGAAACGGCCGCCGCTATTAAACAATTAATGGGATTACAGGCAAAAACCGCTAGGGTGATTAGGGAAGAACAGACACTAGATCTACCGATAGAAGAGGTGAAGGTAGGAGATATAATTTTAGTGCGTCCGGGAGAAAAAATTCCCGTGGATGGCATAATTATCCAGGGCAGTTCTAGCATTGATGAATCGATGGTGACGGGGGAAAGTTTACCCGTGCGAAAAACCGTCAATCAACAGGTAATCGGGGCGACAATTAATAAAACTGGTAGCCTACAAATGCAAGCGTTACGAGTGGGAAAAGATACGGTTTTAGCCCAGATTGTCCGATTAGTGCAAACCGCGCAAGCATCAAAAGCACCTATACAAAGATTAGTCGATCGAGTGACCGCTTATTTTGTGCCGGTGGTGATGATTATTGCCGTAATAACTTTCTTATTTTGGATTCTCCGCACGGGTAATCTCACCCTCGCTTTGATTACAATGGTGGAAGTCTTAATTATCGCTTGTCCCTGCGCGCTAGGATTAGCTACACCCACCTCGATTATGGTGGGAACAGGACAGGGAGCAAAACAGGGAATTTTAATTAAAAATGCCGAAAGTTTAGAATTAGCCCAGGGCATTACTACTATTGTTCTCGATAAAACGGGAACTCTCACCCAGGGTAAACCAACGGTGACGGACTTCTTGACTCGCGAAGGGGTGAGGGATGGACGGGAATTATCGCTGCTGCAGTTAGTCGTTTCGGTGGAGAATCATTCTGAACATCCGTTAGGAGAAGCAATAGTTAAATATGGACAGTTAAACCAGATTAAACCCCTAGAAGTAACCGAATTTGACTCAATAACTGGGGCAGGAGTGCAGGGAAAAGTCGGGTCAGATTTCGTGCAAATTGGTACACAACAATGGTTAGAACGTCAAGGGGTTGAAACAAAAGTTCTTAAAAAAGTCGCCCACGATTGGGAATGGCAGAAAAAAACCGTGGCTTGGATAGCGGTTAACGGGGGTTTAGAGGGGATGATCGCCATTTCCGACGTTTTAAAACCTTTTTCTTCCTCAGTGGTCGCCAAGCTCAAAAAAATGGGCTTAGAGGTGATGATGATGACGGGGGACAACCTCGAAACCGCAGAAGCGATCGCCAGAGAGTTGGGTATCTGGCGCTTTTTTGCCGCACTCCGTCCCCAAGAAAAAGCCGAAAAAATCGAATATTTGCAGAAAAAAGGGAAAATAGTCGCCATGGTTGGCGATGGCATCAATGATGCGATCGCATTGGCGCAAGCGGACTTAGGTATTGCCATTGGCACGGGGACTGATGTAGCGATCGCCGCCAGTGATATAACCTTAATTTCGGGAGATTTAGAGGGAATTGTGACCGCTATTGAGTTAAGTCGGGCAACAATGCGAAATATCAAAGAAAATCTCTTTTTTGCTTTTATTTATAACTTGATTGCCATTCCCATCGCTGCCGGAGTCCTCTATCCTTTTCTGCTCAATCCGATTATTGCCGGCGCTGCCATGGCTTTAAGTTCCCTTTCCGTGGTGACGAATGCCTTGCGATTGCGTCGAGTTCATCCCAGGGTGGGGAGCAGGGTGTAG
- a CDS encoding peroxiredoxin, with protein sequence MALTVGTIAPNFTTTDDTGKTVSLSDFQGKVVVLYFYPKDDTPGCTKQAQSFRDNYEQYQDKEIVVFGVSRDDQGSHAQFKEKYSLPFQLLVDTDGVITKAYDVDGGGYSKRVTYIIDAEGKISHVDEKVNTASHASDILCVVG encoded by the coding sequence ATGGCTTTAACCGTTGGAACAATCGCACCGAACTTTACCACCACCGACGATACTGGAAAAACCGTTTCCCTGTCGGATTTTCAAGGTAAAGTCGTAGTTTTATACTTCTATCCCAAAGATGATACCCCCGGCTGCACCAAGCAAGCGCAAAGCTTCCGGGATAACTACGAACAATACCAAGACAAGGAAATAGTAGTCTTCGGGGTGAGCAGGGATGACCAGGGTTCCCATGCACAATTTAAAGAAAAATATAGTTTACCCTTCCAATTGCTCGTAGATACCGATGGTGTTATCACCAAAGCTTATGATGTGGATGGGGGTGGCTATTCTAAGCGCGTCACCTATATCATCGATGCAGAAGGCAAAATTAGCCATGTAGATGAGAAAGTGAATACCGCTAGTCACGCATCGGATATTCTCTGCGTCGTCGGTTAA
- the cysC gene encoding adenylyl-sulfate kinase: MKQRGVTVWLTGLSGAGKSTITEALQAKLIAEGYSIEVLDGDIVRTNLTKGLGFSKEDRDENIRRIGFVSNLLTRHGVIVLVSAISPYREIREEVRGKIGSFVEVFVNAPLSVCEDRDVKGLYKRARAGEIKSFTGIDDPYEPPFNPEVECRTDLETLEESVAKVWDKLTELGYINQAVAV, translated from the coding sequence ATGAAACAGCGCGGCGTGACGGTTTGGTTAACAGGATTGAGCGGTGCGGGAAAAAGCACGATTACCGAGGCATTACAGGCAAAATTAATCGCTGAAGGTTATTCCATTGAAGTTCTCGATGGCGATATAGTACGTACGAACCTCACCAAAGGTTTAGGATTTAGTAAAGAGGATCGCGATGAAAATATCCGTCGCATTGGTTTTGTGTCTAATTTGCTCACCCGTCACGGTGTAATTGTCCTAGTTTCGGCCATTTCTCCCTATCGTGAGATTCGCGAGGAAGTACGGGGGAAAATTGGCAGTTTTGTCGAAGTTTTCGTGAATGCTCCCTTAAGCGTCTGTGAGGATCGCGATGTGAAAGGATTATATAAAAGAGCGCGTGCTGGCGAAATCAAGTCTTTTACGGGAATTGATGATCCCTATGAACCACCTTTTAACCCGGAAGTGGAATGCCGCACCGATTTAGAGACTTTAGAGGAAAGTGTCGCCAAAGTCTGGGACAAATTGACGGAATTAGGCTACATTAATCAAGCTGTGGCGGTTTGA
- a CDS encoding four helix bundle protein → MADSKIQSYRDLRVWQEAVNLAESCYRLTKTFPKEELYGMTTQIRRASVSIAANIAEGYGRKTRGEYIQFLYIAQGSLKELETHWLISQRVELASPQSVNPILNQCESVGRLLLTLIRALENK, encoded by the coding sequence ATGGCGGATTCAAAAATTCAATCTTACCGAGATTTAAGAGTTTGGCAGGAGGCCGTAAATTTAGCTGAAAGTTGCTATCGTCTCACTAAAACTTTTCCCAAAGAAGAGCTTTATGGGATGACAACACAGATTCGCCGAGCTTCGGTGTCAATAGCAGCGAATATTGCCGAGGGGTATGGACGCAAAACCCGGGGAGAATACATCCAATTTTTGTACATAGCTCAAGGTTCTCTCAAAGAGTTGGAGACTCATTGGTTAATCTCTCAAAGAGTTGAACTAGCTTCCCCTCAGAGCGTCAATCCTATTCTTAATCAATGTGAATCAGTAGGCCGACTCCTGCTAACTTTGATTCGCGCTCTTGAAAATAAATAA
- a CDS encoding transglycosylase SLT domain-containing protein, protein MFKKFPPHTPLILGLGSGVALFTLTSLFLFHPKILAWLDRNSASLPSQAPNQPSAVVDSTSLPQTERDVKLKDVADGNAPSLERSRARYLLAMDLLRKYEGGPALKQLDGLEKQYPVLAPQILLKQGRAHELTNDSERAQEIWQKLVETYPQSPVVAEAYYALGKYDPSYHEKLLKEYPRHPRTLALIRQRLQENPDQFPLWLQLAKANPFDPTLNQARDRLVKDYAEQLTPADWAMIGAGYWQSGLYEKAYKAYAKATPSPEQAYRYARGLQIAKKLPEARSAYQKLIKTYPQASETGLGLLRLAQISPNRDAIAYLDRIVKQFPDRAPEALEAKAKLLNSTNAQAASQTWQTLLNKYPKSDEAADYRWLMAQRAAKSGDYAKAWQWAQPIAVNNPDSQTAPKAAFWVGKWAQKLGKNQEAKQAFTYTISRHPHSYYAWRSAVLLGWDVGDFTTVRSYNPTTVKPATRNDPPVGSEAFKELYRIGEDTDAWNLFQAEIVDPWHLTVDEQFNLGVYKLSRNQNLEGINLIWRLRERDTPEEREAWKALRQNDKYWHALFPFPYYDSILQWSKDRQLNPLLVTALIRQESRFEKEIRSPVGAVGLMQIMPDTGKYIAGNTGNKSYSLTNPEDNIMMGTWYLDYTHGKFAGNSLFAVASYNAGPGAVSKWKQRFDFSDHDEFVENIPFRETKGYIESVFGNYWNYLQIYNPEIQEQMNRIANPS, encoded by the coding sequence ATGTTTAAGAAATTCCCCCCTCACACCCCGCTCATTCTTGGACTAGGTTCTGGGGTTGCGCTTTTTACTCTCACCAGTCTCTTTCTCTTTCACCCGAAAATTCTCGCTTGGCTCGATCGCAATAGTGCTTCGCTTCCTAGCCAAGCTCCTAACCAACCCTCTGCCGTAGTTGATAGCACTTCTTTACCACAAACCGAGCGAGATGTCAAGTTAAAAGATGTTGCCGATGGCAATGCGCCCTCTTTAGAGCGTAGTCGCGCCCGCTATCTCTTGGCCATGGATTTATTGAGAAAATATGAAGGTGGTCCGGCTTTAAAACAATTAGACGGCTTAGAAAAACAATATCCTGTCCTCGCTCCCCAGATTCTCCTCAAACAGGGACGCGCCCACGAATTAACCAATGATAGTGAAAGAGCGCAAGAAATTTGGCAAAAATTAGTGGAAACCTATCCCCAATCGCCCGTAGTGGCGGAAGCTTACTATGCTTTGGGCAAATACGACCCCAGTTATCATGAAAAATTGCTCAAGGAATACCCCCGACACCCGCGCACTTTGGCTTTAATTCGCCAACGTCTTCAAGAAAATCCCGATCAATTTCCCTTATGGTTGCAGTTAGCCAAGGCTAATCCTTTTGATCCTACCCTCAATCAGGCCCGCGATCGTTTGGTGAAAGACTACGCCGAGCAGTTAACTCCGGCCGATTGGGCAATGATTGGGGCGGGTTATTGGCAGTCGGGATTGTACGAAAAAGCCTATAAAGCTTACGCTAAAGCCACTCCTAGCCCCGAACAAGCCTATCGTTACGCCCGCGGGCTACAAATTGCCAAAAAACTGCCAGAAGCTCGCAGCGCTTACCAAAAACTAATTAAAACCTATCCCCAAGCCTCAGAAACCGGTTTGGGATTACTGCGACTCGCCCAAATTTCTCCTAACCGCGATGCCATAGCATATCTCGATCGCATTGTCAAGCAATTTCCCGATCGCGCTCCGGAAGCTTTGGAAGCGAAAGCCAAATTACTCAACTCAACTAATGCCCAGGCCGCTAGTCAAACATGGCAGACTTTATTAAATAAATACCCAAAATCCGACGAAGCCGCCGATTATCGCTGGTTAATGGCCCAAAGAGCCGCTAAATCTGGTGATTACGCCAAGGCGTGGCAGTGGGCGCAGCCAATTGCGGTTAATAATCCCGATAGTCAAACTGCCCCGAAAGCGGCCTTTTGGGTGGGAAAATGGGCGCAAAAACTCGGCAAAAACCAAGAAGCAAAACAAGCTTTTACCTACACTATTTCCCGTCATCCCCATTCCTATTATGCTTGGCGCTCGGCGGTTTTATTAGGTTGGGACGTGGGGGATTTTACCACTGTCCGCTCCTATAATCCTACCACCGTCAAACCCGCCACCCGTAACGATCCCCCCGTCGGTTCGGAAGCTTTCAAGGAATTATATCGAATTGGTGAAGATACGGACGCTTGGAATCTCTTTCAAGCAGAAATTGTCGATCCTTGGCATTTAACCGTTGACGAACAATTTAACCTCGGTGTCTATAAACTCTCTCGCAATCAAAATTTAGAAGGAATTAACCTGATTTGGCGCTTGCGAGAAAGAGATACCCCGGAGGAAAGGGAAGCATGGAAAGCCCTGCGACAAAATGATAAATACTGGCACGCTTTATTCCCTTTCCCCTACTACGATAGCATCCTACAATGGTCAAAAGATAGACAATTAAATCCCCTGCTAGTGACAGCTTTAATCCGGCAAGAATCCCGCTTTGAAAAAGAAATTCGTTCTCCTGTGGGGGCAGTGGGATTAATGCAAATTATGCCCGATACGGGTAAATATATCGCAGGTAATACTGGCAATAAAAGTTATTCTTTAACTAATCCCGAAGATAACATTATGATGGGGACATGGTATCTCGATTATACCCACGGTAAATTCGCTGGAAATTCACTTTTTGCCGTGGCTAGTTATAACGCCGGACCTGGGGCAGTTTCCAAATGGAAACAGCGTTTTGATTTTAGCGATCACGATGAATTTGTTGAGAATATTCCCTTTAGAGAAACTAAGGGTTATATAGAATCGGTGTTTGGTAATTATTGGAATTATCTCCAGATTTATAACCCCGAAATTCAAGAGCAAATGAACAGAATTGCTAACCCTTCCTAG
- a CDS encoding NAD-dependent epimerase/dehydratase family protein: MKKIFLTGVSGCIGHYIAEILLENPDYELYFLVRNPEKLKFTYQGRSNVHILLGDMQNIGVYAELLKTMNRAILIATSWGGEEESYQINVVKTLELISYLDAQICEKVLYFSTASILNQNNQPLPEAGEIGTNYIRTKYICYSKFTDLEIADKIITLYPTFVLGGDENKPYSHIYGGLPDVLKYIGLVRWFQADGSFHFIHAKDIAQVVNYLIENPAPESKIVLGNQRTTANQAVEEICTYLNKKIYFRIPLSLTIANFFIKVFNLQMEAWDRFAMNYRHFTHIKTYTPADFGLKNYCSTLDDVLALRGIPRKKP; the protein is encoded by the coding sequence ATGAAAAAAATATTTCTAACGGGTGTGAGTGGCTGTATTGGGCATTATATCGCCGAAATTTTACTGGAAAATCCCGACTATGAATTATATTTTTTAGTGCGTAATCCAGAGAAGTTAAAATTTACTTACCAAGGGCGATCAAATGTTCATATACTTTTAGGCGATATGCAAAATATTGGGGTATATGCGGAGCTTTTAAAAACAATGAATAGGGCGATTTTAATCGCTACCAGTTGGGGAGGAGAGGAGGAAAGTTATCAGATTAATGTGGTAAAAACCCTAGAATTAATTAGTTATTTAGATGCTCAGATATGCGAGAAAGTCCTCTATTTTTCTACTGCCAGTATTCTCAATCAAAATAATCAACCTTTGCCCGAAGCTGGGGAGATAGGAACTAATTATATTCGCACTAAATATATTTGTTATAGTAAATTTACTGACCTAGAAATTGCCGATAAAATTATCACTTTATACCCCACTTTTGTCTTAGGTGGTGACGAAAATAAACCCTATTCTCATATCTATGGCGGTTTACCAGATGTGTTGAAATATATCGGTTTAGTGCGTTGGTTTCAAGCTGATGGCAGTTTTCATTTTATCCATGCCAAAGATATAGCTCAAGTGGTGAATTATTTAATCGAAAATCCCGCACCAGAAAGCAAAATTGTTCTAGGCAATCAACGCACAACAGCTAACCAAGCAGTGGAGGAAATCTGCACTTATTTAAACAAAAAAATCTACTTTCGCATTCCTTTATCTTTAACCATCGCTAACTTTTTTATCAAAGTTTTTAACTTGCAGATGGAAGCATGGGACCGCTTTGCCATGAATTATCGCCACTTCACCCACATTAAAACCTATACTCCTGCTGATTTTGGTTTAAAAAACTATTGTTCCACCCTCGATGATGTTTTAGCTTTGCGAGGAATTCCCCGAAAAAAACCCTAA
- the hemE gene encoding uroporphyrinogen decarboxylase: MTDSPEIPYLLRAAKGEILPRPPVWMMRQAGRYMQIYRELRDKYPSFRERSENADLAIEISLQPWRAFQPDGVIMFSDILTPLAGIGIPFDIIESKGPIIDSPIRTQAQVDQLNPLDPDQSLPFIKTILKTLRQEVGNKSTVLGFVGAPWTLAAYTVEGKGSKSYSVIKGMAFSEPSVLHQFLDKLADMIATYVRYQIDCGAQVVQMFDSWAGQLTPQDYDVFALPYQQKVVRLVKETHPDTPLILYISGSAGVLERMAQSGVDIVSVDWTVDMAEARQRLGKSMMVQGNIDPGVLFGSQSFIRERILDTIRKAGNQGHILNLGHGVLVGTPEDNVRFFFETAKQADQLLAVHA; encoded by the coding sequence ATGACTGACTCCCCTGAAATACCTTATTTATTACGCGCTGCCAAAGGAGAAATCTTACCCCGTCCTCCCGTGTGGATGATGAGACAAGCAGGACGTTATATGCAGATTTATCGAGAATTGCGGGATAAATACCCCAGTTTTCGGGAAAGATCGGAAAATGCCGATTTAGCGATCGAAATCTCCCTGCAACCTTGGCGCGCTTTTCAACCGGATGGGGTGATCATGTTCTCCGATATCCTCACTCCCTTGGCGGGAATTGGTATTCCCTTTGATATTATCGAAAGTAAGGGGCCGATTATCGATTCTCCCATTCGTACTCAAGCGCAGGTGGATCAACTTAATCCCCTCGATCCCGATCAGTCTTTACCTTTTATCAAAACGATTTTAAAAACCCTGCGTCAAGAGGTGGGAAATAAATCCACTGTCCTCGGTTTTGTCGGAGCGCCTTGGACTTTAGCAGCATATACAGTGGAAGGGAAAGGTTCTAAAAGTTATTCTGTGATTAAAGGGATGGCTTTTTCGGAACCTTCGGTACTGCACCAATTTTTAGATAAATTAGCGGATATGATCGCCACCTATGTCCGTTATCAAATCGATTGTGGGGCGCAAGTAGTACAAATGTTTGATTCTTGGGCGGGTCAATTAACTCCCCAAGATTACGATGTTTTTGCCTTACCCTATCAACAAAAAGTAGTTCGTTTGGTGAAAGAAACCCATCCCGATACACCCTTAATTCTCTACATTAGTGGCAGCGCCGGCGTTTTGGAAAGAATGGCTCAATCGGGGGTTGATATTGTGAGCGTCGATTGGACCGTGGATATGGCGGAAGCGAGACAGCGTTTAGGTAAATCGATGATGGTTCAAGGTAATATCGATCCGGGGGTTTTATTCGGTTCCCAGTCTTTTATTCGCGAGCGGATTCTTGATACTATTCGTAAAGCGGGTAATCAAGGCCATATTCTTAATTTAGGTCATGGTGTTTTAGTGGGAACTCCTGAAGATAACGTGCGTTTCTTCTTTGAAACTGCTAAACAAGCGGATCAATTATTAGCAGTTCACGCCTAG
- a CDS encoding ABC transporter ATP-binding protein — MKSRSSYWNLIPYLRPQTQTIILAFICTIGFTVFWPILAWLAGQMARYIGEGNVQALATLSGVGAVVFLLRGMSQYGQDSLMAKASLKIALELRKKVYAHLQTLGLNYFETAKTGDLSYRLTEDIDRIGEVINKFFHDFIPSALQLIVVFAYMFIVNWQLTIAVIIIAPLLGVLVGFFGEKLLQYARRAQAKISNLSALLTEVFSGIRVVQAFAAEDYQTELFAKEAEENRRAQYLSESTKALQYVVVGFLQALGVIFLFFLAGWQISQKNLTGIDFVSYVAAVAMLIDPIAHITSNYNQFKQGQASMDRIFELLAILPTITEKPNAINLQPHSKEVEYCQVNFSYNEDRQVLKNINFTAHAGEMIALVGASGAGKTTLVNLLLRFYDPTAGKILIDGVDIRDVTLKSLRRQIGVVLQENILFSGTIAQNIAFGQGDFNLQEVEKAAKIANAHQFIGELSQGYYTYVGERGVNLSGGQRQRIAIARAVLSNPRILILDEATSALDSESEALVQEALERIMTERTVFVIAHRLATVRKANRILVLEKGEIIEVGNHEELLNLNGRYAQFHARQFQD; from the coding sequence TTGAAATCTCGCTCTAGTTATTGGAACCTCATTCCCTATCTCCGTCCCCAAACCCAAACAATTATTTTGGCGTTTATCTGTACGATCGGATTTACGGTATTTTGGCCGATTTTAGCTTGGTTAGCCGGACAAATGGCCAGATATATCGGTGAGGGAAATGTGCAAGCATTGGCGACACTTTCGGGGGTGGGAGCAGTGGTTTTTTTACTGCGGGGAATGTCTCAGTATGGGCAAGATTCCCTGATGGCAAAAGCTTCTTTAAAAATTGCCCTGGAATTAAGAAAAAAAGTTTATGCACATCTGCAAACCCTCGGCTTAAATTACTTTGAAACGGCAAAAACCGGTGATTTATCCTATCGTTTAACGGAAGATATCGATCGCATTGGGGAAGTAATTAATAAATTTTTCCATGATTTTATTCCCTCAGCCTTACAGTTAATTGTCGTCTTTGCCTATATGTTTATTGTTAACTGGCAATTGACGATCGCTGTCATTATTATCGCTCCTTTGTTGGGAGTTTTGGTGGGATTTTTTGGTGAAAAATTATTACAATATGCTCGTCGCGCCCAAGCGAAAATATCTAATCTTTCTGCGTTATTAACCGAAGTTTTTAGCGGTATTCGTGTGGTGCAAGCTTTCGCTGCTGAAGATTATCAAACCGAGCTTTTTGCCAAAGAAGCGGAGGAAAATCGCCGCGCTCAATACCTATCAGAATCCACCAAAGCTTTACAATACGTCGTGGTGGGATTCTTACAAGCTCTCGGTGTCATCTTTTTATTCTTTCTCGCTGGTTGGCAAATTTCCCAAAAGAATTTAACTGGAATTGACTTTGTTAGTTATGTGGCAGCGGTGGCAATGTTAATCGATCCCATCGCCCATATTACCAGTAATTATAATCAATTTAAACAGGGTCAAGCCTCCATGGATCGGATTTTTGAATTGTTAGCTATTCTGCCGACAATTACCGAAAAACCGAATGCGATCAATCTGCAACCCCACAGCAAAGAAGTTGAATATTGTCAAGTAAATTTTTCTTACAATGAGGACAGACAGGTTTTAAAAAATATTAATTTTACTGCACACGCTGGCGAAATGATTGCTTTAGTGGGAGCATCGGGAGCGGGAAAAACCACTTTAGTTAATCTTTTATTGCGTTTTTATGACCCCACTGCCGGCAAGATTTTAATCGATGGGGTGGATATTCGTGATGTGACTTTAAAAAGTCTCCGGCGACAAATTGGCGTAGTTTTGCAGGAAAATATTCTCTTTTCTGGTACTATAGCCCAAAATATCGCTTTTGGCCAGGGAGATTTTAATCTGCAAGAGGTGGAAAAAGCGGCAAAAATTGCCAACGCTCATCAATTTATTGGTGAACTTTCCCAGGGTTACTATACCTATGTGGGAGAAAGAGGTGTTAATTTATCGGGTGGACAAAGACAAAGAATCGCCATCGCGCGAGCGGTTTTATCTAATCCGAGAATTTTAATTTTAGATGAAGCGACTTCAGCGCTCGATTCGGAATCGGAAGCTTTAGTGCAGGAAGCTTTAGAAAGAATTATGACGGAGCGCACGGTATTTGTTATTGCTCACCGATTAGCAACTGTCAGAAAAGCTAACCGTATTTTAGTTTTAGAAAAGGGTGAAATTATCGAGGTGGGTAATCACGAGGAGTTATTAAATCTTAATGGTCGTTACGCTCAATTTCATGCTAGACAATTTCAAGATTAG